The following nucleotide sequence is from Bacteroidales bacterium.
AAAAACCAAAACTTAGAATGTCTTAGTTTTAATCAAGAAGCAAATGAAAATAAAGAATCAATGATATTAAAAAATATTGTTACATTGTTATATTGTTAAATTGTTAGCGGTCATCTAAAAAAAACAGAAATTGAAATACAACACGTAATACCAATTGGACATTCAATATAGTCCAATTTTATTAGACTATTTTTATGTAGCATCAGCAGTAACCATTATAAAATACCCTTTTGACTATTTTATAATTACAATTGGTATAATATGGAAAATAACAATAGAACAATGAAACAATTGAACAATGCGAAAACTCAAAAATATTACATCACAAAAATATCAAGCAATTTAGAGTATTCTTGGCGACTCTAATTATCAAAAACACTTACCTCATTATATACATTTTACCAAAACCTTTTTTAAAATATTTTTCAGAGCCTGTAATTAGTTTTTTAATGTTCTGTCCGTTTATTGAAGTAATAACCCTGTAAAAATAAACTCCATTAGCCAATTTGTCGCCATACATGTCGGTACCATCCCATGCATATTCAGTTATATTTTTACCAATTCTTACTGTTCCTAATTCATCTAATGAAATAACCTTAACTAATCTGCCGGTAACTGTCAAAATCTGGATTCTTATATCTGTCGGTATTTCCGAACCGGTAAGAGTAAACACAAATCGTGTTGAAGTTGAAAATGGGTTAGGGTAGTTTAATATTTCAGTAATTGTTGATTCGTTAATAATCTGGAATGAAATTTTATAATCATAATCTCCTGATTCATTGTTTGATACATCTTTTGCTTGTACCCGGAGTTGATAAGTACCATCTTCATTGAATACCGGATTATAGATTATTTTACAGCTATTATCAGGTATTTCAGCAGGAATCCATGTTAATATTTCGTTTCCGCTATTATCGGTGAAATTTATTTTCTTTTCTTCTCCGTTATATGATTTCAAATAAACACCAAATACTGAAGTATCATTTAGGGCAAGAAATTTATTTTCGTCTTTTAATTGTATTACAATTTCCGGTTTGGCTGAAATTATTTCACCATCAAGAATATGAATTCCATCAAAAGTTATATCTAAAAGAGGATTTGTTTTATCCTTTTTTACATAAAATGATTTATTCCCAATATTATTAAAATGATATTGTTCGGGTTGATAATATGATTCTAAATTAATAGGATTTGCTTCTATCCACAGGTAATTTAAGCCTGTATGATTATTTGTAAGAAATGTAATAGTATCAATTAATATTTCACCTGCACGGATTGAATCAAGTTTTTTAATGCTAATTGGAGTTATTGTATTATTCCTGTCCTGAATTGAATATGAAACAATCAGGCTATCCATATCAAAATCGCTTATATTTTCAAAAGCTGTTGATAAGAGCATCTCATCGCCTTCTTCTAATGTATCTTTATAAAAATAAAAATTTTGTGAAGGATTAATAGCTGTTTCTCCGGCACAATCAAAAACAATTTGCCAGTTATCAAGCTGTGCCGGTGTTTTATATACCGAATCTAAAGTAAAAAAGTTAAGTTTTAAAAAAGGATAAGTATTGGCATCAATACCTGAAATGTCAACTTCAGATGATTCAGCAGGGATATTATCAATTAAAATTTCTTCATCGGTTTCATTAGTTAGTCCGATTATTTTTAACTTAATACTATCAGTTGTAAACGGGTCAACAGAATGACTATTCCAAGATAATGTTTCCCAATTTTTTGAAGGACCAATAATTGGCGAACTTATTTCTCCATAAAAGAAATTACTTATTAAGTCAACAAACAAATCTATTTCATCGGTTTCTGAAATTCCGATTACCTCTTTAACTGTTGAAGGATAAGCTTTTTTTACAAAGAAAATATAAGGGTAATTATTTGGAACAGTTCGTATTTGCGATGCGCCAAGTTCTTCAAATCCTGCAATAATATTTTCATCCCAATTTTGAAATAAAACAGAACCACATGAATAAACTAATATATAATTTCCTGCGGGAACAATATTTTCAATAAAAGTTTTCATATTTTGTAATCCCTCAGTATTGGCAAGAAAAATAAAATATTTATCGGGGCGGTTTCTTGAATGACATTTAGGATAATCATAATGCCCATAATCTGCCATATCTGATTCCCATGGAATAAGGGTGAGAGAATCAATAATAACAACAACCATTGAATTAACATTATTACAAATACCGTAATCTCCATTTCCATCAATATCATATTCAATATATAAGTTTTGAACTACATTAGGTGAACCAATATTATGACAACTAAGTTCTTTTGGAGTGGTGATGAATTCAAACTTTTTATCTTCTGTGTTGTGATCAATAAAATTGTAATTATTATTTTTAAACTGATAAAAATGAGATTGCGACCAACCGGTTTTTTGTGGAATATATGTAAATGAACTTTCCAGCCAGTTATAATTTCCGTTTGTTTCAGGGAGCTTACTTACTCTCCAGAAATATGTAGTATTTTGTTCGGGATTTATAACTGGTGCCCATTCTATAACACCTCCGCTATGTGTAATTGTTGTACTTTTTTTAAAAGGACTGTCAAATGTATTGGTAGTATCAATCTCAAAAACACTTTGCTGGTTTTGAATAAAAGGGTCGCCCGTAGAAGCCTTTAAAGTTATTGACGAATTAGGAACAATAGCAAAATTATATGGATAAACAGGTATTAAGTCTGAAGAACTTATATAAAAAGTAAAAGTATTTTGATTATTTAATTCAGAGAGTTCATCTACTTGACTTGAAGCATCAATATAAATACTAATTTGATTACTTCCTGCTCCTTTTATTCTGTCAGTTGGAATTTTAATATTAAAAGTATCTTTAAATAAACATCCTGTGTGCAAAGTATTATAAAAATCATTTGTGCCATCAGGATATATTCTGTTAATTTCTACTGTAAAAGAATCGGTAAAAGCTTTTCCTATATTTGTAATGATAATGTTCAAATTAAAAGAATCAATTTCTGAAGTAATATTTTTGGGAGTAAAAAATATACCTGACTGGTCAATAGTTAAATCGGGCAATTCAAATGAATTTAAAACTATTGCAGGGTCGCCATGTAATGTAAATTCAAGACAGGTATTTTTTATTAAAATATTGTCAAGTTGGTCTTGTTGATAGGTTTTTGATGTTTGCTGGATAATTTTGCCTATACTTTCCCCATAATTTTTAAGAGAAAGATTTTTATAAAATTCATCCGCGTATCCGTTTAATTCGGCTTCATATCCTTGATAAACACTTGCAAAGAAACCAATAGTACCTTTATTTGCAATTAGCACCCATTTTTCGCTTGTACTGTTAGCTTCGGGCAAATGAATATTTCCTGAATAACAAGAATTTGCAAATAAAAACGGATATTTCCCATTATTATAAAATGAACTTGGTTCATCAATATTTTGGTCGAAACCACTTGTAGAAGAATGTCCGAAAAATGTCATAAGAGATGAACCTGAGTTTATCAAATTTCTTATTGAATCTGATTGTGTGATTTGGATAGGAGACGAGCTGTTCTTTAAGAATGTTGATACAATACCACCGAAATTCAGCCCTTCAATAGTATTTTCATAAGCTCTAAGAAAATTTGCGAATTTATTTTGTTCATTAATATTACTTCCGCCACCAAAATGTAATATATTTTTCATCCATGTAGCAGGTTCATTATTTTCAAATTCTTTTACTTTGTTTAAATATAGATAAACTTCATCATTGTTTTTTGCAGCTATCCTGCCTGTAGGAATAGCAGGTTCGAAAAACGTACCATTTAATCCTGCAGTTAATAAATTATCACAAGGGGGATTACCAATTGATGGAATCAATGTATTAGCATAATTAGTTTCATTTTTACGATAAGCTTCGGCATTTATTGATTTGCCAATCAATAACAAATTTTCGGGAATATTTTCCCAAGTGTTAATTATATAATTAATAAAGTTTTTTATTGCTAATGGATGTTTCTGAATTCCAAAAGCAAACTGATTGTATAGTTCTTCGATATTTACCAAAAATGCATCTCTGTATTCCTTGTATTCTGTGGCTTTATCCCACAATATGGGATGAGAAATTATTATATAACTATTTGCTTGTTCTGAAAAATCTGTTAATGAAACGGGATAGATATTTGATATTTTTTTAACAGCATTTTCAGAGCAAATAAAACAATTGATTTTATTATAAGAATTTGTAATTAATGTTTTGATTTTATTGTCAAACAAAACTGTTTTTATTCTTTTTCCATTGGTCATATCATAAAATACAGGAGGGTTTCCGTCATCGTTAAAATCAGTAATTTCAAGTTTTATCTTTTCTCCTGTACTTTCAGGTATTGTAAATAAAAAGTTGTTTTTATCTTCAAATTGCCATGTATGTGGATATTTTATCAGAATATATGATACTGTACTATAATCAGTTAGTATAGCTATATCGTTTATGCTTGAAAACTTAAAATTATTCGAACTACTTAATAAATTCGATGAAATGTTGAAAAATAATTTAACCGAAATCTTACCTTCATAAATTGTATCAACATAAATGTTATTGTCAAGAGAAATATTCAGGTGATGTCTGTATGAAGAATAACCGGCTACAGCGGTTGTAATTTCTGTTTGCGGTCCGGAAGAAAAAGCATTTGGTGTTGAAATAATTTTTATTAGTGAACCGCCTAATGATAAAGATAAATTGTCAAACCAACCTTCGCCTGTAGTATATTCAGGTTCAGTTACTCCACTGTAGAATTTATTTGTATATTGAACCAGTGTGTCTTTAATACAATATAAAGGAGAATTATATTGCTCAAAATTTGTATCAGTTTCAATTACTAATCTCAAATTATTGAATGAACTGTTCCATGTTAGGAAATATGAAGATGTATCATTGAATAAGCTGTAATACGGATTGGTTTGGTTTTCCGGTGTTTTATAAACTCCGGCATCAAACCATCCATTGTTTTTTTCAGCAAAAAATTCAATGTATTCTATTAAACCCAAATCTTCACCTTTTATATAAATATGTTGTTCTTCTCCTTTATAAAATATTTGAATATTTTGCGGGTTAAAAGAACCAGTTGGAACACCTGCTTCTTCTAATTCACTTGAAGTTATCCTGTAAATACCTGTTTCATAAACAGATAGACGAAAATATTGTTGTGAAAAATTTATCCACTCATTACCAAAGGGTTGTGCAATAATAGATGAATAAAAAACAAGAAAAATAAATATTAGATTGATTTTTTTTATGTTCATAAATAATATTCTCCTTTTAAATTCATATTATAATCTGTGAATCTGTGGCATTTTTTTATTTTAACAAAGTTATCAATAAGTCATAAAGTTAAATTATTATTTTTATTTTTTTAATTTAAATGCAATGTATTATTGCTACAGATTCACAGATTTTCTTTTAATTCTTCAAGTATTTCAGGGTTTTTTACTATTTTAATGCTTTTTTTTAATAACTGATAGTATTCTTTATAATGCCGATATATATTTAAAAACAGATAAAAAGCGAAACGAATTTATGTGTTATTTTCAATAATAAATCGGTATAAATTGTATCTTTGCAAAAAATTTTAAAAGTAAAATTATAATGAATCTTGAATTAAGCGAACAGGAAATTATTAGAAGAAATTCATTAAAAGAATTAAAAGATATAGGAATTGATTCTTATCCTGCCGAAGAATTTATAATAAGCAATTATTCTGATGAAATATTAAAAAACTTTGATACGAATAAAAACAATTTCCAAAATGTAAGTATTGCAGGAAGAATTATGAGCAGGCGTATTATGGGAAATGCATCATTTATTGAAATTCAGGATAATAAAGGCAAAATACAGGCTTATATTAAAAGAGATAATATCTGCACGGGAGAAGACAAAACTTTTTACAATAAAGTTTTCAAAAAACTTCTTGATATCGGCGATATAATAGGGGTTAAAGGAAATGTTTTTAAAACACAGGTAGGAGAAACATCAATAAATGTTACTGAATTAAAAGTACTTAGCAAAACAATCAGACCTTTACCTATTGTAAAAGAAAAGGACGGAAAAGTTTACGACGCTTTTGTTGACCCCGACCAGAGATACCGTCAAAGATATCTTGACCTTATTGTTAACCCTAATATAAAAGATACTTTTATAAAAAGAACCGAAATAATTAATTCTATACGAACATTTTTGAACGAAAAAAAATACCTTGAAGTTGAAACTCCTGTACTTCAACCTGTATATGGTGGGGCGGCTGCAAAACCATTCAAAACATTTCACAATACTCATAATCAGACATTATATTTAAGAATTGCTAATGAGCTGTATCTCAAGCGATTAATTGTTGGTGGTTTTGAAGGTGTTTACGAATTTTCAAAAGATTTCAGGAACGAAGGTATGGATCGTTTTCATAATCCCGAATTTACACAATTAGAACTATACGTGGCATACAAAGATTATAACTGGATGATGAATATGTTTGAAGAGATGATAGAAAAAACTGTTTATGACTTGTATAGTAAAACTGAAATTATGGTTGGAGACAAAACAATAAACTTTAAAAGACCATGGAAACGTTTTACTATGTATGAAGTAATAAAACATTTTACAGGTATTGATATTTCAAAAATGGATGAAACAGAATTAAAAGAAACTGCAAAAAAATTAAATGTTGAGATAAATCCAACTATGGGAAAAGGGAAAATAATTGATGAAATATTCGGAGAAACTTGTGAGGGAAAACTTATTCAGCCAACATTTATTACTGATTATCCAATAGAAATGTCACCGCTTGCCAAGAAACATAGAAAAAACGATAATCTTGTAGAACGTTTCGAAGTTATTTGTAATGGGAAAGAACTATGCAACGCTTATTCGGAATTAAACGACCCTATTGACCAAAGAGAAAGATTTGAACAACAATTATTATTGGGAAAAAGAGGAGATGAAGAAGCAATGGTATTAGACGAAGATTTTATTCGTGCAATTGAATTTGGCATGCCTCCAACTGCAGGGATTGGAATAGGAATTGACAGGTTAGTAATGCTTCTTACAAACTCAAATTCTATTCAGGATGTAATCTTTTTCCCTCAAATGCGACCAGAAAAAAAACTGTTAATTGATAATAAAGATAAATATATTGAATTAGGTATTCCCGAAAAATGGGTAGTTATTATACAAAAAGCAGGATATTTAACAGTTCAGTCTTTAAAAGATTTGAATCCAAATAAATTACACCAGCAAATATGCGGATTAAATAAAAAACATAAATTGGGACTTAAAAACCCTTCGAGTGATGATGTAAAATTATGGATAAATAATAGTAAATAAAATTAATTATATTATATTAAGTATCTTTACTCTTTTGTAAGCATTTCTAGAGTTAATGAATAAATTGTTTCCCGAGTACTCGGGATTGAAATAAAACAGGTAAAATTGAAAAAGGATATAATCATATTTTCAGAGAATTAGATATATACAGAGCAGTGTCGAAGTATAAGTTGCTGAAAAAATTAAACAAACTTATCAAATACACAAACCTGCCTAACGGCAGGACAATGTCAATAAGTTAAGAGTTTTAGCCCTGAAAGGGCGATGTGTACTAGCGTAGGGCAACGCCCTACGATTAATGACGAAAGGGAAAAAGTCCTGAAAGGACGAAATGTATTTACATAACGCCCTTTCAGGGCTAAACCATAATATTTATAATTACACAGGGCGATTGCCCTGTGCTTATACATTAAAGGCTTTCAGCCTTAACTTATTGACATTGAACGGCAGGCATGCCTAAAATTGAAAGTTTAACAATAGAACAATAGAGCAATAGAACCATTATTCAATTATACTTTAGACCTGCCTAACGGCGGGCAAATTTATATCGTGAATGATTACTTTTTTTAACTAAAATATTATTTGGTGAAAGAAAATGCTGAAATAGGAGTTATTGGTGGGGGGAGTTGGGCAACAGCTATTGTTAAAATATTACAGAACAATGTTGAAAAGATTAACTGGTACATGCGAAACCAGAACGTTATTGATACGATCAAAAAAAATCGTCATAATCCAAATTATATAAGTTCTGTCGAATTAGATACCGATAAAATATTTTTATCAAATAATATTAATA
It contains:
- the lysS gene encoding lysine--tRNA ligase — its product is MNLELSEQEIIRRNSLKELKDIGIDSYPAEEFIISNYSDEILKNFDTNKNNFQNVSIAGRIMSRRIMGNASFIEIQDNKGKIQAYIKRDNICTGEDKTFYNKVFKKLLDIGDIIGVKGNVFKTQVGETSINVTELKVLSKTIRPLPIVKEKDGKVYDAFVDPDQRYRQRYLDLIVNPNIKDTFIKRTEIINSIRTFLNEKKYLEVETPVLQPVYGGAAAKPFKTFHNTHNQTLYLRIANELYLKRLIVGGFEGVYEFSKDFRNEGMDRFHNPEFTQLELYVAYKDYNWMMNMFEEMIEKTVYDLYSKTEIMVGDKTINFKRPWKRFTMYEVIKHFTGIDISKMDETELKETAKKLNVEINPTMGKGKIIDEIFGETCEGKLIQPTFITDYPIEMSPLAKKHRKNDNLVERFEVICNGKELCNAYSELNDPIDQRERFEQQLLLGKRGDEEAMVLDEDFIRAIEFGMPPTAGIGIGIDRLVMLLTNSNSIQDVIFFPQMRPEKKLLIDNKDKYIELGIPEKWVVIIQKAGYLTVQSLKDLNPNKLHQQICGLNKKHKLGLKNPSSDDVKLWINNSK